The Bacillus carboniphilus genome contains a region encoding:
- the adhE gene encoding bifunctional acetaldehyde-CoA/alcohol dehydrogenase, producing MVVEEKVIDKQKEARLMVDKLVEKGNKALEEFRGLDQEAINEIVKQMALAGLDKHMHLAKMAIEETKRGVFEDKVTKNIFATEYIYHNIKYDRTVGVISNNEYDNVVEIAEPVGVVAGVTPVTNPTSTTLFKAITAIKTRNPIIFAFHPSAQKCSSEAARIVRDAAVKAGAPENCVQWIEKPSLEATKNLMNHDGVALILATGGAGMVKSAYSSGKPALGVGPGNVPCYIEKTAVVKRAVNDLILSKTFDNGMICASEQAVIIDKEVYEEVKNEMTYHSCYFLNEQERKKVEKLVINEQSCAVNADIVGKPAYEIAKMAGVKVPEDTKILVAEIEGVGPKYPLSREKLSPVLACYRVRSTEEGMTRAEEMLNFGGLGHSAVIHSEDQKVLDEFGIRMKAGRIIVNAPSSQGAIGDIYNAYMPSLTLGCGTYGGNSVSTNVGAVHLINIKKMAKRNVNMQWFKLPPKVFFEKNSIQYLSKMPNISKAMIVTDEGMVKLGYVDKLLYNLRKRADYVHCEIFSDVEPDPSIETVMKGTEMMHSFKPDVIIALGGGSAMDAAKGMWLFYEQPATEFNGIKQKFLDIRKRTYKYPKLGEKAKFVAIPTTSGTGSEVTPFSVITDKENNVKYPLADYELTPDVAIVDPQFVMTVPKHVTADTGMDVLTHAIEAYVSNMANDYTDGLALKAIQLVFDYLPKAYHNGSDEVAREKMHNASTIAGMAFANAFLGINHSLAHKLGAEFHIAHGRSNAILMPHVIRYNAIKPKKFVAFPKYEYFKADVHYAEIARMLGLPSSTTEEGVESLVQAVIKLGKELNIPMSIKENGVTKEAFEAKVDELAELAFEDQCTPANPKLPLVTELAEVYRNAFKGV from the coding sequence ATGGTAGTTGAAGAGAAAGTAATCGACAAACAAAAAGAAGCTCGTTTAATGGTTGATAAGTTAGTGGAAAAAGGAAATAAGGCTTTAGAAGAGTTTCGTGGATTAGATCAAGAAGCTATCAATGAAATTGTTAAACAAATGGCGTTAGCTGGTTTAGATAAACATATGCACTTGGCTAAAATGGCAATTGAAGAAACAAAACGTGGCGTTTTTGAAGATAAAGTAACGAAAAATATTTTCGCTACAGAATATATTTATCATAATATTAAGTATGATCGAACTGTTGGTGTTATTTCTAATAATGAATATGACAATGTAGTAGAAATTGCTGAACCTGTAGGAGTGGTTGCTGGAGTTACTCCTGTAACAAACCCAACATCAACAACCCTATTTAAAGCGATCACAGCTATTAAAACAAGAAATCCAATTATTTTTGCTTTCCATCCATCTGCTCAAAAATGTAGTAGTGAAGCAGCTCGTATTGTCCGTGATGCAGCTGTAAAAGCAGGAGCACCAGAAAACTGTGTGCAATGGATTGAAAAACCATCTTTAGAAGCAACGAAAAACTTAATGAACCATGATGGTGTAGCACTTATTTTAGCGACTGGTGGAGCTGGAATGGTGAAATCAGCCTATAGTTCTGGGAAACCTGCATTAGGTGTAGGTCCTGGTAACGTACCTTGTTACATTGAAAAAACAGCTGTTGTAAAACGTGCAGTAAACGATTTAATCTTATCTAAAACATTCGATAATGGTATGATCTGTGCTTCTGAACAAGCTGTTATTATTGATAAAGAAGTGTACGAAGAAGTTAAAAATGAAATGACGTACCATAGCTGCTATTTCTTAAATGAACAAGAACGTAAAAAAGTAGAAAAATTAGTCATTAACGAGCAATCTTGTGCAGTTAATGCAGATATCGTAGGTAAACCAGCTTATGAAATTGCGAAAATGGCTGGAGTAAAAGTACCAGAAGATACAAAGATCTTAGTTGCTGAAATAGAGGGTGTAGGACCAAAATATCCACTATCTCGTGAGAAATTAAGTCCAGTATTAGCCTGCTACCGAGTACGTAGCACAGAAGAAGGAATGACTCGTGCAGAAGAAATGCTTAACTTTGGAGGCTTAGGACACTCTGCTGTTATTCATTCTGAAGATCAAAAAGTATTAGATGAGTTTGGAATCAGAATGAAAGCAGGTCGTATCATTGTAAACGCACCTTCTTCTCAAGGGGCCATTGGTGATATTTATAACGCATATATGCCATCTTTAACGCTTGGCTGTGGAACGTACGGTGGTAACTCAGTTTCTACAAACGTTGGAGCGGTTCATTTGATTAATATTAAAAAAATGGCGAAAAGGAATGTCAATATGCAATGGTTTAAACTTCCACCAAAAGTATTTTTCGAGAAAAATTCTATTCAATACTTGTCTAAAATGCCGAACATTTCAAAAGCGATGATCGTAACAGATGAAGGAATGGTTAAATTAGGATATGTTGATAAATTACTTTATAATTTAAGAAAACGTGCTGATTATGTTCATTGTGAAATCTTCTCTGATGTTGAACCAGATCCATCTATCGAAACGGTGATGAAAGGTACAGAAATGATGCATAGCTTTAAGCCAGATGTCATCATCGCACTTGGTGGAGGATCAGCAATGGATGCCGCCAAAGGAATGTGGTTATTCTATGAGCAACCAGCAACTGAATTCAATGGCATTAAACAAAAATTCTTAGATATTCGTAAACGTACGTATAAGTACCCTAAACTAGGTGAGAAAGCGAAATTTGTTGCAATTCCAACTACATCTGGTACTGGATCTGAGGTAACACCGTTCTCTGTTATTACAGACAAAGAAAACAATGTAAAATATCCATTAGCAGACTATGAGTTAACTCCAGACGTGGCGATTGTTGATCCGCAGTTTGTCATGACGGTTCCTAAACATGTAACAGCTGATACAGGTATGGACGTATTGACTCATGCGATTGAAGCGTATGTATCTAACATGGCGAATGATTATACGGATGGATTAGCGCTTAAAGCCATTCAACTAGTGTTTGACTATTTACCAAAAGCCTATCATAACGGTAGCGATGAAGTCGCTCGTGAAAAAATGCATAATGCATCTACGATTGCAGGTATGGCATTTGCAAATGCGTTCTTAGGAATTAACCATAGTTTGGCTCATAAATTAGGAGCAGAATTCCACATTGCTCATGGACGTTCAAATGCAATCTTAATGCCACATGTTATTCGTTATAATGCGATTAAACCTAAGAAATTTGTAGCATTCCCTAAATACGAATACTTCAAAGCGGATGTTCATTACGCTGAGATTGCAAGAATGCTAGGATTACCATCTAGCACAACCGAAGAAGGAGTAGAAAGCCTAGTTCAAGCGGTCATTAAGCTTGGAAAAGAACTTAACATTCCAATGAGCATTAAAGAAAATGGTGTCACAAAAGAAGCGTTCGAAGCAAAAGTAGACGAATTAGCGGAACTTGCTTTTGAAGATCAATGTACACCAGCAAATCCAAAGTTACCTCTTGTAACTGAATTAGCAGAAGTTTACCGTAACGCGTTTAAAGGTGTTTAA